In Anaerofustis stercorihominis DSM 17244, the following proteins share a genomic window:
- a CDS encoding DUF859 family phage minor structural protein, with translation MATVKGNYSGGSSYDLYVSCVTNSQNIEKNTSNVTFTFGMYKAGSNSQSYNLNSHTFTYSINGTKYTKSVSFDFRSKGTGTYNKLFSVTLNITHGSDGKKSVSVSASHPTGISLGTGKVSTSFALKTIPRASAPTVSPTSQSLGNSITINTNRKSTSFTHKVVCTIGSYSKTISSVGGSTSFSLDKAIANQLPNATSGKVNVTCTTYSGSTNVGSKTTSFTVTVPNNNDFKPKKPTNTFVGNKLCQGLYVQNVSILNTTISSVGIYNSTIKNYSLNIGGKTYSSTSSKFSSSALPSSGEVAITSTVKDSRGYSNTSDASKITVYPYSVPTVTNFSAVRTDDNGSSLNISFDMALSAVNNKNNLKFDLYSKKCSEDGEPAHIHSGNIVLLDEGELPIGDNVLSYFNTESRVTKPISVEVPSLTGIPFSSDESFDIIAKFSDFNHTFEQSFILQTKFVTVDFKAGGKGVAIGKYSEEDAFEVDIPAVFHKSVEGLGLIDSMYPVGSIYQTTNASFDPNTEWGGKWRKLEGVFLLGSNSSYKISSDIKDGGEASHKLTVSEMPSHNHPITVNIRNANGNMGTFFCAGTTAWDSAYFQGDITLKRNYSVSNTTPDNAWKKLSWHFSHDHSASSDSIGGSGVHNNMPPYKVVNIWERIE, from the coding sequence ATGGCAACTGTTAAAGGTAATTATTCCGGAGGAAGCAGTTATGATCTATATGTTTCCTGCGTAACCAATTCACAAAATATAGAAAAAAATACTTCAAATGTGACTTTTACGTTTGGAATGTACAAAGCAGGTTCTAATTCACAAAGTTATAATCTAAATTCACATACATTTACTTATAGTATAAATGGAACTAAATATACAAAATCCGTATCATTTGATTTTAGAAGTAAAGGTACGGGAACATATAACAAATTGTTTTCTGTAACGTTAAATATAACCCATGGTTCTGACGGTAAAAAATCCGTTTCGGTAAGTGCATCTCATCCCACAGGCATTAGTTTAGGTACGGGAAAAGTTTCAACTTCTTTTGCGCTTAAAACCATACCTAGGGCGTCTGCACCTACCGTCAGCCCGACATCACAAAGCTTGGGAAATTCTATAACAATAAATACGAACCGCAAAAGTACAAGTTTTACACATAAAGTAGTTTGTACAATTGGCAGTTATTCCAAAACAATAAGCAGTGTTGGAGGAAGTACATCCTTTTCACTGGATAAAGCTATTGCAAATCAACTGCCAAATGCGACATCTGGAAAAGTCAATGTAACTTGTACTACTTATAGCGGAAGCACTAACGTTGGAAGTAAAACAACAAGCTTTACTGTCACGGTTCCCAATAATAACGATTTTAAGCCTAAAAAACCTACTAATACATTTGTCGGGAATAAATTATGTCAGGGGCTTTATGTTCAAAATGTCAGTATTTTAAATACTACGATTTCGTCAGTTGGAATTTATAATAGTACTATAAAAAACTATTCACTCAATATTGGTGGTAAAACTTACTCTTCGACGTCTTCTAAATTCTCGTCAAGTGCTCTTCCATCATCCGGGGAAGTAGCCATAACTTCTACCGTTAAGGATTCAAGAGGATACTCCAATACATCTGACGCAAGTAAGATAACTGTTTATCCTTATTCGGTTCCGACCGTTACGAATTTTAGTGCAGTAAGAACTGATGACAACGGAAGTTCTTTGAACATTTCTTTTGATATGGCTTTAAGTGCCGTTAACAATAAAAATAATCTTAAATTTGATTTGTATTCGAAGAAATGCAGTGAAGACGGTGAACCTGCACATATTCATAGCGGGAATATAGTTCTTTTGGATGAAGGCGAATTGCCTATTGGCGATAATGTGTTATCTTATTTCAATACTGAAAGCAGAGTGACAAAACCGATTTCGGTTGAAGTTCCTTCTCTAACGGGTATTCCTTTTTCTTCCGATGAAAGCTTTGATATAATTGCTAAGTTCAGCGATTTTAATCATACTTTTGAACAAAGTTTTATACTGCAAACAAAATTTGTTACAGTGGATTTTAAGGCAGGCGGAAAAGGTGTTGCAATAGGTAAATATTCTGAAGAAGATGCTTTTGAAGTCGATATCCCTGCAGTTTTTCATAAATCCGTAGAAGGACTTGGGCTGATTGACTCTATGTATCCGGTCGGTTCTATTTATCAAACGACAAATGCGAGTTTCGATCCTAATACTGAATGGGGAGGTAAATGGCGTAAATTAGAAGGTGTATTTTTATTAGGTTCAAATAGCAGTTATAAAATCAGTAGTGATATAAAAGATGGCGGTGAGGCTAGCCATAAACTGACAGTTTCAGAAATGCCTTCTCATAATCATCCTATTACAGTAAATATTAGAAATGCTAATGGTAATATGGGGACTTTCTTCTGTGCCGGAACAACAGCATGGGATTCTGCATATTTCCAAGGAGATATTACTTTAAAAAGAAATTATAGTGTATCAAATACTACACCGGATAATGCATGGAAAAAATTAAGTTGGCATTTTAGTCATGATCATTCTGCTTCATCGGATTCGATCGGCGGAAGTGGCGTTCATAATAACATGCCGCCATATAAAGTTGTTAATATTTGGGAAAGAATAGAATAG
- a CDS encoding SPP1 phage holin family protein, which yields MKKIDLKGITADTIARMIFLLVSMINGAAAMFGFTKLDIDENTIYTVVTGVSVIVSAVIGFWKNNSFTSAAIEGDNLKNALKSGDVTKEDLKAVEEAEEDDMDYFLSEEELKEMDMD from the coding sequence ATGAAGAAAATTGATTTAAAGGGAATAACTGCGGATACTATTGCAAGAATGATTTTTTTACTTGTAAGTATGATAAACGGTGCGGCGGCAATGTTTGGTTTTACGAAGTTGGATATAGATGAAAATACTATATATACAGTAGTGACAGGTGTTTCGGTTATCGTATCGGCGGTGATAGGTTTTTGGAAGAACAACTCTTTTACATCTGCTGCGATCGAAGGTGATAACTTAAAAAACGCACTTAAAAGCGGAGATGTGACTAAAGAAGATTTGAAAGCTGTGGAAGAAGCAGAGGAAGATGATATGGATTACTTTTTAAGTGAAGAAGAACTTAAAGAAATGGATATGGACTAA
- a CDS encoding peptidoglycan-binding protein, whose product MANSASKVLKIALSEVGYIEKKSNKSLDSKTANKGDKNYTKYNRDMKKIRGAGTLNDYWCANFVSWCFYKAFGKNTGKKVMLGYSNYVPTIYSNFSKAKRISKSPKKGDIIIFGTNSHVGLVYDVKGNYVYTVEGNTSSRDFDSNGGAVCKKKYHKTNSWIKCYCRPKYTVPVSEYPLIRKGSKGSYVKKAQTQLNKKGGYKLKVDGIFGSATLSAVKKFQKKNKLVVDGIVGAKTWSKLYK is encoded by the coding sequence ATGGCAAATTCAGCGAGTAAAGTGCTAAAAATAGCGTTATCGGAGGTTGGGTACATAGAGAAAAAATCAAATAAGAGCTTGGACAGCAAGACAGCCAATAAAGGTGATAAAAACTATACCAAATATAACAGGGATATGAAAAAGATAAGAGGTGCTGGTACTTTAAATGACTATTGGTGCGCTAATTTTGTCTCTTGGTGTTTTTATAAAGCTTTTGGTAAAAATACAGGCAAAAAGGTAATGTTGGGGTATTCAAATTATGTACCGACCATATACAGTAATTTCAGCAAGGCAAAAAGAATAAGCAAAAGCCCTAAAAAAGGGGATATAATCATTTTCGGTACTAACTCCCATGTAGGGCTTGTTTATGATGTTAAAGGAAATTATGTTTATACTGTTGAAGGGAATACGAGTTCTAGGGATTTTGATTCCAATGGAGGTGCGGTTTGTAAGAAAAAGTATCATAAGACTAATTCTTGGATAAAATGCTACTGTAGACCTAAGTATACCGTTCCGGTGAGTGAATATCCGTTAATCAGAAAAGGGAGTAAAGGTTCTTATGTTAAGAAAGCTCAAACTCAACTAAATAAAAAAGGCGGATATAAATTAAAAGTTGACGGGATATTTGGGAGTGCTACTCTAAGTGCGGTCAAGAAATTCCAAAAGAAAAATAAACTTGTCGTTGATGGTATCGTTGGAGCTAAGACTTGGAGTAAGTTATATAAATAA